In Candidatus Sodalis pierantonius str. SOPE, one DNA window encodes the following:
- a CDS encoding phage tail assembly chaperone gives MEIELKGHFYRAGKLSVFDQLKVARKLLPVLSGMVGELQKLRGGEAAMETLLPALITAIGDMQDSDCDAIIHACLSVVSRQNGKAWVAVFRQGDLMFDDIDLGTLLQLVAQVIGDSLGNFFHAPLDGATVPPQPV, from the coding sequence ATGGAAATCGAACTGAAGGGTCATTTCTACCGCGCCGGGAAACTCAGCGTATTTGACCAACTGAAAGTGGCACGAAAACTCCTGCCGGTACTCTCTGGCATGGTCGGCGAACTGCAAAAGCTACGCGGCGGCGAGGCGGCCATGGAAACCCTGTTACCCGCCCTGATCACAGCGATAGGTGATATGCAGGATAGCGACTGCGACGCCATTATTCATGCCTGTTTATCGGTGGTCTCCCGGCAAAACGGCAAGGCATGGGTGGCTGTATTCCGCCAAGGGGATCTGATGTTTGATGATATCGACCTAGGGACCCTATTGCAGTTGGTCGCACAGGTGATAGGGGATTCACTGGGAAATTTTTTTCACGCACCCCTCGACGGCGCGACTGTGCCCCCACAACCAGTTTAA
- a CDS encoding DUF6889 family protein, with protein MLRPVREFHIDQKHLDSGAVDLCRIALLNDYLDMSADNEARIARWREANRG; from the coding sequence ATTCTTCGCCCGGTGCGAGAATTTCATATTGACCAAAAGCATTTAGACAGTGGCGCGGTAGATCTCTGCCGTATCGCACTGCTTAATGACTATTTGGACATGAGCGCAGATAACGAAGCGCGGATAGCGCGATGGAGAGAGGCAAACCGTGGCTAA
- a CDS encoding phage baseplate protein, with the protein MDILSTLFSQPSRKIGLLVPDMVISEKHQDQLEITEHPVEIGAEIADHAYKRPAELTMEVGFAGGGSLLDLWDTAKIGLSLGQSPRETYQKLLELQASRQPFDVITGKRQYSNMLIRAIEVTTDKASENVLMAVLTLRELNMTRTETATVTRQANMQEGATTAGVANTGVKTTKPVENVSFLQRGAEIVNGD; encoded by the coding sequence ATGGATATCCTTTCCACACTGTTCTCGCAGCCCTCGCGCAAAATTGGGTTGTTGGTGCCGGATATGGTGATTTCGGAGAAACACCAGGACCAGCTTGAAATCACCGAGCATCCGGTGGAAATCGGCGCTGAAATCGCTGACCATGCCTATAAGCGGCCCGCTGAGCTAACGATGGAGGTGGGGTTTGCCGGGGGCGGCTCACTGCTGGATTTATGGGATACGGCAAAAATCGGGCTGAGTCTGGGCCAGAGTCCACGGGAAACCTATCAAAAGCTGCTTGAACTTCAGGCCAGCCGCCAACCGTTCGATGTGATAACCGGCAAGCGGCAGTACAGCAATATGCTAATCCGCGCGATTGAGGTGACGACCGATAAGGCCAGTGAAAACGTACTGATGGCCGTGCTGACGCTGCGCGAGCTGAACATGACCCGTACGGAAACAGCGACGGTGACGCGACAGGCCAACATGCAGGAGGGAGCCACCACCGCCGGTGTGGCGAATACCGGAGTCAAAACCACGAAACCCGTTGAGAACGTGAGTTTTCTACAGCGTGGTGCGGAGATAGTCAATGGTGATTAA
- a CDS encoding phage baseplate plug family protein, producing the protein MVINEIPLTATNQQFSITLSGTVWQMRIIWRDVAGWVLDMCNSASEPVIAGILLRGGEDLLSQYGWLKPGGRLIVIEDDKQSLDAAGLDKTAKLYWITD; encoded by the coding sequence ATGGTGATTAATGAAATTCCCCTGACGGCGACTAACCAGCAGTTCAGCATCACGCTTTCCGGCACGGTCTGGCAGATGCGCATTATCTGGCGCGACGTGGCAGGCTGGGTGCTAGATATGTGCAACAGTGCGAGTGAACCGGTGATTGCAGGTATTCTGCTACGGGGCGGGGAAGATCTGCTCTCGCAGTATGGGTGGCTAAAGCCCGGCGGCAGACTCATCGTGATTGAAGATGATAAACAGTCACTGGATGCCGCTGGATTAGACAAAACAGCAAAACTTTACTGGATAACCGATTAA
- the istB gene encoding IS21-like element ISSoEn3 family helper ATPase IstB: MDTLLMALRELKLSAMVQALETQRELPGSYGGLGFEERLSLMVEAENLHRKNNHICRLRRQSQMRLQAKPEDIRYILSRGVTPEQMRDLLGGQYLKYQKSILITGPTGTGKTWLSCALGEQACRQQYSVRYWRVGRLLAHLHQCQVDGTYLKQLKQLEKIELLILDDVGLESISPMQATMLLEVMEDRYDKSSSILISQLPVKKWYGLIENPTTADALLDRLVHPSYRLELKGESLRKEHGVASTGKID; the protein is encoded by the coding sequence ATGGATACACTGTTAATGGCTCTGCGAGAGCTGAAGTTGTCGGCAATGGTCCAGGCGTTGGAGACGCAACGCGAACTCCCGGGGAGTTATGGGGGGCTGGGGTTCGAGGAGCGGTTGTCTCTGATGGTAGAAGCGGAAAATTTGCATAGAAAAAACAACCATATATGCCGTCTGCGACGGCAATCGCAAATGCGCTTGCAGGCAAAACCGGAAGATATCCGTTATATCCTTAGCCGAGGAGTGACACCGGAACAGATGCGAGATCTGCTAGGGGGACAATATCTGAAATATCAGAAAAGCATACTCATCACGGGGCCGACAGGTACGGGCAAAACCTGGCTCAGTTGTGCGCTTGGTGAGCAGGCATGCCGGCAGCAATATAGCGTGCGTTACTGGCGAGTGGGTCGGTTGCTGGCCCATCTTCACCAGTGTCAGGTAGACGGGACCTATCTAAAACAGCTTAAGCAGTTAGAAAAAATAGAGTTACTGATCTTGGACGACGTGGGCCTAGAATCAATAAGTCCGATGCAGGCAACGATGCTGTTGGAGGTGATGGAAGATCGCTACGACAAAAGCAGCAGCATCCTGATCAGTCAACTGCCGGTGAAAAAATGGTATGGACTGATAGAAAACCCCACGACAGCTGACGCGTTACTCGATCGGTTAGTACACCCCAGCTATAGACTGGAACTTAAAGGCGAATCACTACGCAAAGAGCATGGAGTAGCCAGCACAGGAAAAATAGACTAA